In Chrysemys picta bellii isolate R12L10 chromosome 3, ASM1138683v2, whole genome shotgun sequence, a single genomic region encodes these proteins:
- the LOC135982321 gene encoding uncharacterized protein LOC135982321 produces the protein MQSSPAVMAVQSVNRKRAPAWTDREVLDLIAVWGDESVLSELRSKRRNAKIYEKISKDMAERGYSRDATQCRVKIKELRQGYQKTKEANGRSGSHPQTSRFYEALHSILGAAATTTPPVTVDSEDGILSTAGSSDMLGDGEDEEGDEEGEAVGSSHNADFPDSQDLFITLTEIPYEASPAVTPDTESGEGSATPSATVSQPSLESHSQRLARIRRRKKRTREDMFSELMASSQAQAAQQTQWRENLTRMHQANMDREERWRQEDQQATQTLLGLLREQTDTLRRLVDVLQERRQEDRAPLQSISNRPPPPPSPIPTSPKVQRRRGGRVPAKSHSTPAESSSSRRLSFPKI, from the exons atgcagagctctccagcagtgatggccgtgcagtctgtgaatagaaagagagccccagcatggactgatcgtgaagtcttggatctcatcgctgtgtggggcgatgagtccgtgctttccgagctgcgatccaaaagaaggaatgcaaagatctacgagaagatctctaaagacatggcagagagaggatacagccgggatgcaacgcagtgccgcgtgaaaatcaaggagctgagacaaggctaccagaagaccaaagaggcaaacggacgctccggatcccatccccagacatcccgtttctacgaggcactgcattccatcctcggtgctgccgccaccactaccccaccagtgaccgtggactctgaggatgggatactgtccacggccggttcctcggacatgttaggggacggggaagatgaggaaggagatgaggagggcgaggcagtcggcagctctcacaacgctgatttccccgacagccaggatctcttcatcacccttacagagatcccctacgaagcgtccccagccgttaccccggacacagaatctggtgaaggatcagcca ccccgtctgcgactgtctcacaacctagcctggaatcacactcccagaggctagcgcggattaggcgtaggaagaagaggacacgggaggacatgttctctgagcttatggcctcttcccaagcccaggcagcacagcagacccagtggcgggagaacttgacccgaatgcaccaagccaacatggatcgggaggagaggtggcggcaggaagaccagcaggcgactcaaacgctgcttggactactgagggagcaaacggacacgctccggcgccttgtggatgttctgcaggaacggaggcaggaggacagagccccgctgcagtccatctctaaccgccctcccccgccaccaagtcccatacccacctcacccaaagtgcaaagaaggagaggcggcagagtccctgctaagtctcactccacccctgcagagagctctagtagcagaaggctctcatttcccaaaatttga